GCGGCGGTTCGGGCGGCCCACGGCGCGGAGAAGTCCGGTTCGCCGACACCCAAGGAGATCACGTCGTCGCGCTCCTCGGCGAGTTCGAAGAACCGACGGATGCCGGACGGCGGAACCCGTTGAACTCGGTCGGCCGGTTTCATGGCGAGATCGAGAGGCGGTCGTCCTCGTCGCGGTCCTCGAACTCGATGCCGCGTTCCTTGTACGTCTCCATCACGAAGTGGGTGACCGTCTGGGTCACCTCCGGGATGGGTGCGATCTGCTCGGAGACGAAGTTCGACACGTCGTGCATCGAATCGCCCTCGACGTCGATCGCGAAGTCGTAGTCGCCGCTGACCAGTCTGAGCGAGACGACCTGCGGGAACTTGGCGATTCGGCGGGCGATCTCCTCGTAGCCGGTTTCCCGGTCGAGTTCGACGTTGAGTTCGACCTCCCCTTGGACGTGTTCGTCGTCCACGTTGTGCCAGTCCACGACCGCTTGATAGCCGCGAACGACGCCGTCCGCTTCGAGTTTTTCGATCCCTGATTCGACTTCCGACTCCGACAGCCCGGTCTGTCGTGCGAGGTCCGTGGGGCTTTCGCGGGCGTTCGACAGCAGCAGTTCGAGTAGTTCCCGTTTCGGTTCCATAGAATTCCGTTCTAGACGCGAGCACAAGTAGTTTGGTCGTGTGTGACAAGTGTTGCCATTGTAAGTCGGGAGGACAGTCGTCTCTGCCTGATCGAGTTATTGATGCCAGTGGTCGGGGAACGGAAACTGGATGACGCGAGTTCGAGAAGCGACGCGGGAGGACGCCGACGAGATTCTGACGCTTCACGTCGCGGCAATCCGCGCGTTCGGCCCGGACGCGTACGACGAAGAGCAGGTCGCGGCGTGGGCCGAGAAAGAGGATGGGACCGCGGGCTATCCCATCGACGAATCGGGCCACTACCTCGCGGTTGCGGAAGCGGACGAGGTGGTCGGATACGGTCATCTCGTCCCGGGAAACGACGAAGTACGGGCGGTGTACGTGCATCCGAACGCCGCTCGACGAGGTGTCGGGTCGGCGGTTCTCTCCCATCTGGAGGGCTACGCTCGCGGTGCCGGATTGCCCCGACTCGAACTGTGGTCGTCGCACAACGCCGTCGCGTTCTACGAGCGGATGGGCTACCGTCCCGTGACCGAGGAGGAGGAAGAGGTCACGAAGAGGTACGACGGGCGTGACGTCGCGCTCCCGGTGGTCGTGATGGAAAAGCGGTTGGAATAACGGTCCGCGAGACTGTTCGGGTTAGCTACGTGACGGGATGTCGGGAAAACCAAAAAGGATAAACAGTGTTTAGGCCTGCCTAAACACGTATGTCTGGAACACCACCGAACCCGTCCCGACGCGACTATCTCCGGGGCGGCGGTGCGCTCGTCGTCGGCGGGTTGCTCGCCGGGTGCAGTGACGATGGCTCGAAATCGGCGAATGGACAGACGGATACCTCGGACACCGGAAATACGTCCTCAACCGCCGGGGAAACGACCTCGAACGACGGTAGCCCGTACTCGGTTTCGATGTCGCCGATGGGGAACGTCGAGTTCGATGGTGTCCCGAAAAGCGCCTTCGTGATTTTCCCGCAGTACGCCGACATGGCCGTCGCGCTCGGCCACGGCGACGCGGTCAACGCCATCTACGTGCCGGAGATGTCCGGCAAAACGATGAACACGTACTACGACCGCCTCGACGGCGTCTCCTTCGAGTGGAAGGACTTGCCGAACGCCTTGGGAAGCACTCTGAACGAGGAGAAACTCTACCAACTCGACAGCGACGTGCACTTCGCCGACCCCGCCTACGTCTCCACCCAGAAGAACTGGTCGAAGTCGGATATCGAAAAGGTCGGGAAGAACGTCGGGCCGTGGTTCGGCAATTTCTACAGCGGAACGAACGGCGAACCGCCGAAAGGATACCGCGACGGCTACCAGTACTACGGCCTCTGGGACGTGTTCGGCAAGGTGGCGGACGTGTTCCAGGAGAAGGAGCGCTACGACGCGCTCAAGAAGATGCACGACGGCGTGATCTCGACCATCGAAAAGAAGCTCCCGCCCAAAACGGAGCGACCGACCGCCGTCCGCGTCACCTACAGCGACGGGAAGTTCTACACCTATCACCTCAACAAACCCGGCTACTGGCTGGCCGACACTCGCCCGCTCGCGGCGAAGGACGCCTTCGCGGAGAAGGACTGGGGCAGCCTCTGGGGCACCGTCGACTACGAGACGATGCTCGAAGTGGACCCGGACGTCATCCTCCACCTCTGGGGCGTCTCGCCGGGCTACTACGTCCAAGACATGAAGAAGAAAATCCAGAACCACCCCGCCGGAGGGAAGCTCTCGGCCATCGAGAACGACCGCTTCTACGCGTCCGGAATGCGGTATCAGGGGCCGATCATGAACCTCTTCCAGTTGGAGATGACCGCAAAGCAACTGTACCCGGACCAGTTCGGCGAGTGGCCGGGCTACGAGAAGAAGAAGCCGTACCCCGAGATTCCCGAGGACGAACGACTGTTCGACCGCACGAAGCTAGCCGACATCGTCACCGGAAAATAGCTACCACCAGGTCGCCCCCACCGACTCGCTTCTTTCCGTCTCCGGTTTCGTCCCGTACAACGCGGCCGAGTGAACCTCGACCGGACTCCACGGCTCGAACTCCCCCTGGCCGCACATGTTCCACCACTTCTCCTCCGCCCGGTTCCAGTAGACGCCGTCGAAGTTGAGTTCGGGACAGTACCACGTCCCCGTCGTGTCCATGATGAAATCGACGCCCCACGGCACCGAGAACGCGTCCGCGATTCGCTCGGCGTACCGGCGCGGGGCCGACAGGTCCACGTCCGCGATTACGGGTTCGAGGTAGTCGTAGGTGTCGTCACAGACGTTCGTCGCCCGCTCGGCGGTCATCGGCGTGTGGCCGAGAACCTCACCGTCTTCCACGAAGAACCGAACCGACGGGTGGCAGTTGTGCTTCGGATGGATGCAGAAGTCGAAGTCGAGCCACTCGCGCACGACCAACCCGTCCCCGTGCGGCCACCCCTGTTCGAGGTTCTGGGTGAGCAACGACTCGACGACGTCGTCGATGACTTCCGGGTCGCGGCGATAGATGAACGACCCGTCGCGCAACCGCACCGTCGCGGCCTTGACCTGCGTCCGGACGAACGCGCGGTCGTACTCGTTTCTCTCCATGAACGCGAGGATATCGTCCGTCTCCCAGTGAATCCCGTCCTCGTCCGTTTCGAGGGCGACGAACGTCGTCTTCGGAACCGGCACGTCCAACTCGCGAAGCCGGGACCAGTAGCTGTCGAACCGACACCGTTCGTCGGCGAAGTTCGTGATGTGGAGTGACGGGGAGGGCATTGAGAACAGTTCAGCCGGGAGTCACATCACTGTATCGCCGGAACATCCCCCGAGACGGGGGTCTTCGGGCGATGACCGTCGAGGACCACGGGGGACCCCAACTCATTTCATATCGTGCCATACGATTTATTGGTGGATTCGACCGCAACCGTTCGCGCTGTCGTCGAGAAGCGGGAACCGTATTCTACAGGAGCCGCGCGACCACAATCAAATATTCTGAGAGAATATCCGGCATTCTATCGTATTCTGCAAACCATCATGGCGTGACCGTATCAATATAAGGGACTGCCGGACGTTGGCATGGGCGTACCCATGTCAGATGCTAGCGCACGGACAGTACGAGAGCAGTGGGGGAGTCGGTTCGGCTTCCTCATGGCGATGCTCGGGGCGATGGTCGGCGCGGGAAACATATGGCGAATGCCGTTCACGACCGGCGAGAACGGGGGTGGAGCGTTTCTCGTGGCGTACATCATCCTCCTGTTCCTCATCGCCGTCCCCGGCCTGATGGCCGAGACGGTGTTCGGGTCGTACACGGATCGCGGCGTCATCGGGGCGTTCAAGTCCGCCTTCGGCGCGGGTCGGGCGGAAGGACTCGGGTTGGTCGTCGTCCTCGTGAACATCGCGCTGATGTCGTACTACGCGCCCATCATCGGGTGGACGCTGTACTACGCGGCCCACTCGCTCCTGTTGACCTTCTCGCAAGGCTTCGCGTCGGAGGCGTTCTGGAATTCGTTCTCCGGATCGCCGTTGCTCACCGTCGGGATGGACACCATCGCGATGGCGGCGACGGCGGGTGTGCTCCTGTTCGGCATCAAGGACGGCATCGAGCGCGTCGTCAAATGGATGATCCCGTTCCTCGTCCTCGCACTCATCGCGATCGGAATCAAGGGACTCACGCTCCCCGGCGCGATGGACGGACTCGCGTTCGCGTTCACCCCGAAATGGGAGTACCTCAGTAAATCGTCCACGTGGATCGCCGCGCTCGGACAGGCGCTGTTTTCCACGGGACTCGGTTGGGGTATCGCACTCACCTTCGGGAGTTACCTCAGCAAGAACGACGACGTGCCACTCGGCGGTGGCGTCTTCACCGCCATCGGCAACACGAGCGTCGGACTGCTCGCCATCTTCGCCACCTTCCCGGCGGTGTTCGCGTTCGGTTTCGAACCGAGCGGCGGTTCCAAACTGGCGTTCGTCGTACTCCCCAAAGTGTTCGGAGGCATGGCGGGCGGGCAGATATGGGCCATCCTGTTCTTCGTCGGCTTCCTGTTCGCGACGTTCTCGTCCGGACTCGCCATCACGGAAGTCGCGGTGACGACGATTTCCGAGGAGACGAGGTTGAGTCGGAAGAGCACCGTGCTCGCCGTCGTCGGTATCATTTGGCTGCTCAGCCTCCCGAGCGCCTATTCCGGGGACTTCCTCAACACGATGGACTTCATGTTCGGGAACTGGGGCCTGCCGCTCGCAACCCTGCTCATCATCCTGACCGTTGGCTGGAAACTCGAAGCCGAACCCATGCGCGTCGTCGCGCTCAACCGCAACTCCGACATTCACGTCGGCAGATGGTGGGTCGGCATCATCAAGTACCTCATCCCGATAGTGATGGTGTTGATAATGGCCATATACGTCGTGA
The genomic region above belongs to Haladaptatus sp. R4 and contains:
- a CDS encoding Lrp/AsnC family transcriptional regulator; amino-acid sequence: MEPKRELLELLLSNARESPTDLARQTGLSESEVESGIEKLEADGVVRGYQAVVDWHNVDDEHVQGEVELNVELDRETGYEEIARRIAKFPQVVSLRLVSGDYDFAIDVEGDSMHDVSNFVSEQIAPIPEVTQTVTHFVMETYKERGIEFEDRDEDDRLSISP
- a CDS encoding sodium-dependent transporter, with amino-acid sequence MSDASARTVREQWGSRFGFLMAMLGAMVGAGNIWRMPFTTGENGGGAFLVAYIILLFLIAVPGLMAETVFGSYTDRGVIGAFKSAFGAGRAEGLGLVVVLVNIALMSYYAPIIGWTLYYAAHSLLLTFSQGFASEAFWNSFSGSPLLTVGMDTIAMAATAGVLLFGIKDGIERVVKWMIPFLVLALIAIGIKGLTLPGAMDGLAFAFTPKWEYLSKSSTWIAALGQALFSTGLGWGIALTFGSYLSKNDDVPLGGGVFTAIGNTSVGLLAIFATFPAVFAFGFEPSGGSKLAFVVLPKVFGGMAGGQIWAILFFVGFLFATFSSGLAITEVAVTTISEETRLSRKSTVLAVVGIIWLLSLPSAYSGDFLNTMDFMFGNWGLPLATLLIILTVGWKLEAEPMRVVALNRNSDIHVGRWWVGIIKYLIPIVMVLIMAIYVVTNVSKSLAQTVGGVVLMAVLLVGSVLIMGALRGRGGSRESPETAAEGGD
- a CDS encoding ABC transporter substrate-binding protein gives rise to the protein MSGTPPNPSRRDYLRGGGALVVGGLLAGCSDDGSKSANGQTDTSDTGNTSSTAGETTSNDGSPYSVSMSPMGNVEFDGVPKSAFVIFPQYADMAVALGHGDAVNAIYVPEMSGKTMNTYYDRLDGVSFEWKDLPNALGSTLNEEKLYQLDSDVHFADPAYVSTQKNWSKSDIEKVGKNVGPWFGNFYSGTNGEPPKGYRDGYQYYGLWDVFGKVADVFQEKERYDALKKMHDGVISTIEKKLPPKTERPTAVRVTYSDGKFYTYHLNKPGYWLADTRPLAAKDAFAEKDWGSLWGTVDYETMLEVDPDVILHLWGVSPGYYVQDMKKKIQNHPAGGKLSAIENDRFYASGMRYQGPIMNLFQLEMTAKQLYPDQFGEWPGYEKKKPYPEIPEDERLFDRTKLADIVTGK
- a CDS encoding GNAT family N-acetyltransferase → MTRVREATREDADEILTLHVAAIRAFGPDAYDEEQVAAWAEKEDGTAGYPIDESGHYLAVAEADEVVGYGHLVPGNDEVRAVYVHPNAARRGVGSAVLSHLEGYARGAGLPRLELWSSHNAVAFYERMGYRPVTEEEEEVTKRYDGRDVALPVVVMEKRLE